The following are from one region of the Gryllotalpicola protaetiae genome:
- a CDS encoding ATP-dependent helicase has product MTPDDLLAGLDAEQRVAAEALLGPVCILAGAGTGKTRAITHRIAYGVATGAYAPNRVMALTFTNRAAAELRGRLRQLGAGGVQARTFHAAALAQLNHFWPVVAGGRAPELLPGKARLLGQAAQLLKLKLDTATLRDAAAEIEYRKVSGLGIEAYAKAGRPAPGNLKPEQLADLMAGYETLKDERKQIDFEDVLLATAGMIESEPTVAMQVREQYRFFVVDEYQDVSPLQQQLLELWLGDRRDLCVVGDASQTIYTFAGASSGFLLGFERRWEDATVVRLEQNYRSTAPVVAAANELMRGRQGSLVLHAAQPEPAPTPAVAGHPTDASEAAAVAASITASIAAGTAPESIAVLYRFNVQSQALEAALTQAGVPYRVHGAQRFFDLPEVKQAVLSLRAASVTVSGEPLFKSVSDVLRSLGWSQSPPEGAGAVRDRWESLNALMTLADQAAPGTSFRRFTDELLERQASQHEPTVRAVTLATLHSAKGLEWDEVHIIGLAEGLVPISYATTFEQVDEERRLLYVGITRARRRLRLSWAETGTGRAAARQPSRFLAELGSRIERAARA; this is encoded by the coding sequence GTGACCCCCGACGACCTTCTCGCCGGCCTCGACGCCGAGCAGCGGGTCGCGGCCGAGGCGCTGCTCGGGCCCGTCTGCATCCTGGCGGGAGCCGGCACGGGCAAGACCCGCGCGATCACGCACCGCATCGCCTACGGGGTCGCCACCGGGGCCTACGCGCCGAACCGGGTCATGGCGCTCACGTTCACGAACCGGGCGGCGGCCGAGCTGCGCGGCAGGCTGCGCCAGCTCGGCGCAGGCGGGGTGCAGGCGCGCACCTTCCACGCGGCGGCCCTCGCCCAGCTGAACCACTTCTGGCCGGTCGTCGCCGGCGGTCGTGCGCCCGAGCTGCTGCCGGGGAAAGCGCGGCTGCTCGGGCAGGCCGCGCAGCTGCTGAAGCTGAAGCTCGACACCGCGACGCTGCGCGATGCCGCAGCCGAGATCGAGTATCGCAAGGTGAGCGGCCTCGGCATCGAGGCGTACGCGAAGGCCGGCAGGCCGGCGCCAGGAAACCTGAAGCCCGAGCAGCTCGCCGACCTCATGGCCGGCTACGAGACCCTCAAGGACGAGCGCAAGCAGATCGACTTCGAGGACGTGCTGCTCGCGACGGCCGGCATGATCGAGTCCGAGCCGACGGTCGCGATGCAGGTGCGCGAGCAGTACCGCTTCTTCGTCGTCGACGAGTACCAGGACGTCTCGCCGCTGCAGCAGCAGCTGCTCGAGCTGTGGCTCGGCGACCGCCGCGACCTGTGCGTCGTCGGCGATGCCAGCCAGACGATCTACACCTTCGCCGGGGCATCGAGCGGATTCCTGCTCGGTTTCGAGCGCCGGTGGGAGGACGCCACCGTGGTGCGCCTCGAGCAGAACTACCGCTCGACGGCGCCGGTCGTCGCGGCGGCCAACGAGCTGATGCGCGGCCGCCAGGGGTCCCTCGTGCTGCATGCCGCCCAGCCGGAGCCGGCTCCCACACCCGCCGTGGCCGGCCATCCGACCGACGCGTCCGAGGCGGCTGCCGTCGCGGCATCCATCACCGCCTCGATCGCCGCGGGCACCGCGCCCGAGTCGATCGCCGTGCTCTACCGCTTCAACGTGCAGTCGCAGGCGCTCGAGGCGGCGCTCACGCAGGCGGGCGTGCCGTACCGCGTCCACGGTGCTCAGCGGTTCTTCGATCTGCCAGAGGTGAAGCAGGCGGTGCTGTCGCTGCGCGCCGCCTCTGTGACGGTCAGCGGCGAGCCGCTGTTCAAGTCGGTCTCCGACGTGCTGCGGTCGCTCGGCTGGAGTCAGAGCCCTCCCGAGGGCGCGGGCGCCGTGCGCGACCGGTGGGAGAGCCTGAACGCGCTCATGACGCTCGCCGACCAGGCGGCCCCCGGCACGAGCTTCCGCCGCTTCACCGACGAGCTTCTCGAGCGCCAGGCGAGCCAGCACGAGCCGACCGTGCGCGCCGTCACGCTCGCGACGCTGCACAGCGCGAAGGGCCTCGAGTGGGACGAGGTGCACATCATCGGGCTCGCCGAAGGCCTCGTGCCGATCTCCTACGCGACGACCTTCGAGCAGGTCGATGAAGAGCGCCGTCTGCTCTACGTCGGCATCACGCGAGCGAGACGGCGGCTGCGGCTGAGCTGGGCCGAGACCGGAACGGGGCGAGCTGCCGCACGTCAGCCGTCTCGCTTCCTGGCAGAGCTCGGCAGCCGCATCGAGCGTGCGGCGCGTGCCTGA